A part of Aquibium oceanicum genomic DNA contains:
- a CDS encoding tripartite tricarboxylate transporter TctB family protein has translation MAAGACLGSIGLFAAVEGSQFELGNLMSVGPGVLPILLGVVMIGFGIFIGIEKSSPEGELTAPLKALAGIFGSLLAFAVLIRSAGLVPATFALVLIAGFAEARFRPVPLLVTAAVLSVFSYLIFIKALGLPFVPFVGLD, from the coding sequence TTGGCTGCGGGCGCGTGTCTCGGATCCATCGGCCTCTTCGCCGCCGTCGAGGGCAGCCAATTCGAGCTCGGCAATCTCATGAGCGTTGGACCAGGGGTCCTGCCAATCTTGCTCGGTGTAGTGATGATCGGCTTCGGCATCTTCATCGGAATCGAGAAGAGCTCGCCGGAGGGCGAACTGACGGCGCCGCTGAAAGCCTTGGCGGGAATATTCGGAAGCCTTCTTGCATTTGCCGTCCTCATCCGTAGCGCCGGCCTGGTCCCCGCCACGTTCGCGCTCGTGTTGATCGCAGGGTTCGCCGAGGCGAGGTTTCGCCCGGTACCGCTGCTCGTGACAGCCGCGGTGCTATCGGTGTTCAGCTACCTGATCTTCATCAAGGCGCTCGGCCTCCCGTTCGTCCCTTTCGTAGGGCTTGATTGA
- a CDS encoding PAS domain S-box protein: MPTSDRPRLDQDRLIRIVESSTNEVFIFRVDDLRFVFTNAGARQNLGYSAAELEQMTPLDIKPEFDRGSFDRLIHPLRSGRTSHIDFQTVHQRKDGSRYDAWIRLQLMQGEPALFYAAVSDVTERVATERKLAQTMRRLKAVLENTTMAVFMMDDRQHCVYMNKAAEALTGYTLAETTGRPLHDVIHHTHPDGRHFPIEDCAIDRALPQEMQVQGREVFVHKDGSFYPVGFTASPIKDESGRPIGTVIEARNITEELRAEETARAFNESLAKQVEEAVAEREALMSQLVQAQKMEAVGKLTGGVAHDFNNLLQVIGGNLQLLSKELAGNDRAQTRIGNALAGVSRGSKLASQLLAFGRRQPLRPTVVNVGRLVRSMDDMLRRALGEAIELETVIGGGLWNTAVDATQLENALLNLAINSRDAMEGTGKLTIEAGNASLDDSYAREHLEVEAGQYVMIAVTDNGPGMSEDVRRQAFEPFFTTKAEGQGTGLGLSMVYGFVKQSGGHVSIYSEPGDGTTVRMYLPRSTEPETVPPRKSSDEPVGGSETILVVEDDEEVRDTVVSMLSDLGYKVVKAKDADSALTLVESGLSIDLLFTDVVMPGKLRSTDLARLARERLPGIKVLFTSGYTQNAIVHGGRLDRGVELLSKPYSREELAFKVRSVIGPERKPDPEETKRLRVLIVEDEPLILMTAVDMLEDLGHEVQQAMTVSEAKAILGSGTIDLLMVDLGLPDGGGQELADAAQEQDRELRVLIASGQQLSLEGKTTMAAISKPYSEAQIAAAVKKLFGGPTR; encoded by the coding sequence ATGCCGACGTCTGATCGTCCTCGCCTCGATCAAGACCGATTGATCCGGATTGTCGAAAGCTCTACCAACGAAGTATTCATTTTCCGTGTGGACGACCTCCGGTTCGTCTTTACCAACGCAGGCGCTCGGCAAAACCTGGGCTACTCTGCCGCCGAACTCGAGCAGATGACGCCGCTGGACATCAAGCCAGAGTTCGACCGAGGGTCATTCGATCGCCTTATCCATCCGCTGCGCAGCGGCCGAACATCCCACATCGATTTCCAGACAGTTCATCAACGTAAGGATGGCAGTCGGTACGACGCCTGGATTCGTCTTCAGTTGATGCAGGGCGAGCCCGCGCTTTTCTATGCGGCCGTGTCAGATGTGACTGAGCGCGTCGCCACGGAGCGGAAGCTCGCGCAGACCATGCGCCGTCTCAAGGCCGTTCTCGAGAACACGACCATGGCGGTCTTCATGATGGATGATCGGCAGCATTGCGTCTACATGAACAAGGCAGCTGAGGCATTGACGGGCTACACCCTCGCAGAAACCACGGGCCGCCCACTGCATGACGTGATACATCACACTCATCCCGACGGGCGACACTTCCCGATTGAAGATTGCGCCATTGATCGGGCACTTCCGCAGGAGATGCAAGTTCAGGGAAGGGAGGTGTTCGTCCACAAGGACGGCTCGTTCTACCCGGTAGGTTTCACAGCGAGTCCCATCAAGGACGAGAGCGGCCGCCCGATCGGTACAGTCATCGAAGCCCGCAACATTACCGAGGAGCTGAGGGCGGAGGAGACTGCCAGAGCCTTCAACGAAAGCCTCGCCAAGCAGGTGGAAGAGGCTGTCGCTGAGCGAGAGGCACTGATGTCCCAGCTCGTTCAGGCTCAGAAGATGGAAGCCGTAGGCAAGCTGACCGGTGGCGTCGCTCACGACTTCAACAACCTCCTGCAGGTAATAGGTGGAAACCTGCAGCTCCTTTCTAAGGAACTCGCGGGGAATGACCGCGCGCAGACTCGGATCGGCAATGCCTTGGCTGGCGTCTCCCGCGGTTCGAAACTGGCTTCGCAGCTTCTGGCGTTTGGCCGCCGTCAGCCTTTGCGGCCGACGGTCGTGAATGTCGGCAGGCTTGTCCGCTCGATGGATGACATGTTGCGGCGAGCCTTGGGAGAGGCGATCGAGCTGGAGACGGTCATCGGCGGTGGACTTTGGAACACCGCAGTCGACGCGACACAGCTTGAGAACGCTCTCCTGAACCTGGCGATCAATTCGCGCGACGCGATGGAAGGGACAGGCAAGCTGACGATTGAAGCCGGGAATGCATCACTCGATGATTCATACGCAAGAGAACATCTGGAGGTCGAGGCTGGCCAGTACGTCATGATTGCAGTGACCGACAACGGGCCCGGCATGAGCGAGGATGTCCGGCGCCAGGCCTTTGAGCCGTTTTTCACGACCAAAGCCGAGGGTCAGGGTACCGGGCTTGGCCTCAGCATGGTGTACGGCTTCGTGAAGCAGTCCGGCGGCCACGTGAGCATCTACAGTGAGCCGGGCGACGGGACGACGGTCCGTATGTATCTGCCCCGCTCCACTGAGCCTGAGACAGTTCCCCCGCGCAAATCGTCTGACGAACCTGTTGGGGGCAGCGAGACAATCCTGGTTGTTGAGGATGACGAGGAGGTCCGGGACACAGTGGTCTCGATGCTGTCAGACCTCGGCTACAAGGTGGTCAAGGCCAAGGATGCCGACAGCGCACTGACATTGGTCGAGAGCGGCTTGAGCATCGATCTCCTTTTCACCGATGTCGTCATGCCGGGCAAGCTTCGCAGTACGGACCTGGCTCGCCTGGCGCGAGAACGGCTCCCGGGCATCAAGGTTCTGTTCACATCGGGCTACACCCAGAACGCGATAGTCCACGGAGGGAGGCTTGATCGAGGAGTGGAACTCCTGAGCAAACCCTATTCTCGAGAGGAGCTCGCGTTCAAGGTTCGTTCGGTGATAGGCCCGGAGCGGAAGCCAGACCCCGAGGAGACCAAGAGGCTGCGCGTCCTTATTGTGGAGGACGAGCCCCTCATATTGATGACAGCTGTGGACATGCTGGAGGACCTTGGGCACGAGGTGCAACAGGCGATGACCGTCTCCGAAGCCAAAGCGATTTTAGGCAGTGGTACCATAGATCTGCTGATGGTGGATCTCGGCTTGCCGGATGGTGGCGGACAGGAATTGGCCGACGCGGCGCAGGAGCAGGATCGGGAGCTGAGGGTCCTGATTGCTTCGGGACAGCAACTGTCGCTCGAAGGGAAGACGACGATGGCTGCTATTTCGAAGCCCTACAGCGAGGCGCAAATCGCAGCTGCCGTGAAGAAGCTGTTTGGCGGCCCGACGCGATAA
- a CDS encoding TetR/AcrR family transcriptional regulator codes for METIPSSSNERVLEMHTTKRRLIDAGLVMLLKHGYNDLGIQALLAVTCLPKGSFYHHFKDKEDFALQVLDSYMAQVHAGLDECLSDLTRRPLERIRAFFESTRQSYGDEGYMGCLIGGLGQELSGISDLFRHKIEGCFSAIATRMADCLEEARQEGDIPSDCDVREMADLLVNCWEGAALRSRLRRSPDSLNSMLDFYIRAVAVG; via the coding sequence ATGGAGACGATACCGTCGAGCAGCAACGAACGCGTACTAGAGATGCATACAACTAAGCGTCGTTTGATAGATGCTGGCCTAGTGATGCTTCTGAAGCACGGCTACAACGATCTTGGAATACAGGCGCTGCTCGCGGTTACCTGCCTCCCCAAGGGTTCATTCTATCATCATTTCAAGGACAAGGAGGACTTTGCGTTACAGGTTCTCGACAGCTACATGGCGCAGGTTCATGCCGGACTTGATGAGTGCCTTTCAGACCTAACCCGCCGGCCTCTAGAGCGCATTCGAGCCTTCTTTGAATCAACGCGACAATCGTACGGCGATGAGGGGTATATGGGGTGCCTTATCGGGGGACTTGGCCAAGAACTATCCGGCATTAGCGATCTTTTTCGCCACAAGATCGAGGGGTGCTTTTCAGCGATCGCGACACGAATGGCTGATTGCTTGGAGGAAGCCCGGCAGGAAGGAGATATCCCTTCCGATTGCGATGTCCGCGAAATGGCTGACCTGCTCGTCAACTGTTGGGAGGGTGCAGCTCTGCGCAGCCGGCTCCGGCGGAGTCCAGATTCTCTGAACTCGATGCTCGACTTCTATATCCGCGCCGTAGCTGTTGGTTGA
- a CDS encoding cupin domain-containing protein, which produces MTDLTTDSGAVEWLGVRYKTILKPEETGGSMSIVDSWSPAGSGPPRHIHEEEDETFVVITGRCRVWIEGDESEIGPGETVFIQRGRNHTFKVTEDGPSRHLVILTPGGFEGFFTDMAEGRYRIPEDMPAITEAARRHNLTFTGPPLD; this is translated from the coding sequence ATGACGGATCTGACGACAGACTCGGGAGCCGTGGAATGGCTCGGGGTCAGGTATAAGACTATCCTCAAACCCGAAGAGACCGGCGGCTCGATGTCAATCGTTGACAGCTGGTCGCCTGCGGGAAGCGGACCGCCGCGCCACATCCACGAAGAAGAGGACGAAACTTTTGTGGTGATCACTGGGAGATGCAGGGTCTGGATCGAAGGAGACGAATCCGAGATCGGACCAGGCGAGACCGTGTTCATCCAACGCGGCAGGAACCACACGTTCAAAGTCACGGAGGACGGACCATCCAGACATCTCGTCATCCTGACGCCGGGGGGCTTCGAGGGCTTCTTTACTGACATGGCAGAAGGCCGATACCGGATTCCGGAGGATATGCCGGCAATCACGGAGGCGGCGAGACGACATAACCTGACCTTTACCGGACCGCCGCTGGATTGA
- a CDS encoding IS3 family transposase (programmed frameshift), whose translation MKRKRFTEEQIIGVLREHEAGAKAGDLARKHGVSEATLYNWKAKYGGMDVSDAKRLRALEDENGRLKNLLAEQMLEASALRELLFKKMVGPAAKREAVAHLQAVMGLSERRACSIVGADRTMIRYQSCRAPETELRGRLRDLANERRRFGYRRLFILLRREGEPSGINRIYRLYREEGLTVRKRRARRRAVGTRAPILVEARPNARWSLDFVHDQFACGRRFRVLNIVDDVTRECLGAIPDTSISGRRVARELTDLISRRGKPDMIVSDHGTEFTSNAILAWSKDHRVEWHYIAPGKPMQNGYVESFNGRMRDELLNESLFFGLDHARNAIAEWRQDFNSARPHSSLGYQTPAAFAGTLAATASDASLDKGFASPPVARTAPYGVTETAKALTAAG comes from the exons ATGAAGCGAAAGCGATTTACGGAAGAGCAGATCATCGGGGTTCTACGCGAGCACGAGGCGGGTGCGAAGGCAGGTGACCTGGCCCGCAAGCACGGGGTCTCTGAGGCGACGCTGTATAACTGGAAGGCGAAGTATGGCGGCATGGACGTGTCCGACGCCAAGCGCCTGAGGGCTTTGGAAGACGAGAACGGGAGGCTGAAGAACCTGCTCGCCGAGCAGATGCTGGAAGCCTCGGCCCTTCGCGAGCTCCTGT TCAAAAAAATGGTAGGGCCCGCCGCCAAGCGCGAAGCCGTCGCGCATCTGCAGGCCGTCATGGGTCTGTCGGAGCGTCGGGCCTGTTCCATCGTCGGTGCCGATCGCACGATGATCCGCTACCAGTCGTGCCGGGCGCCGGAGACCGAACTGCGCGGCCGGCTGCGCGATCTCGCCAACGAGCGCCGGCGTTTCGGCTATCGGCGCCTGTTCATCCTGCTGCGGCGCGAGGGCGAGCCATCAGGGATCAACCGCATCTATCGGCTCTACCGCGAGGAGGGGCTGACAGTGCGCAAGCGCCGGGCGCGGCGACGCGCGGTGGGCACGCGGGCGCCGATCCTGGTCGAGGCGAGGCCGAACGCGCGTTGGTCGCTGGACTTCGTGCACGACCAGTTTGCCTGCGGGCGGCGGTTCCGCGTGCTCAACATCGTCGACGACGTGACCCGCGAATGCCTGGGCGCCATCCCCGACACGTCGATCTCCGGTCGTCGGGTGGCCCGTGAGCTGACCGATCTGATCAGCCGTCGCGGCAAGCCGGACATGATCGTTTCCGACCACGGCACGGAGTTCACCTCGAACGCGATCCTCGCCTGGTCGAAGGATCATCGCGTCGAATGGCACTACATCGCGCCGGGCAAGCCCATGCAAAACGGTTACGTCGAATCCTTCAACGGCCGGATGCGCGACGAACTCCTGAACGAGAGCCTGTTCTTCGGCCTCGACCACGCCCGCAACGCCATCGCCGAGTGGCGGCAGGACTTCAACTCTGCGAGACCTCATTCCTCGCTCGGATACCAGACCCCGGCGGCCTTCGCCGGAACTCTCGCCGCAACCGCCTCCGACGCTTCGCTCGATAAGGGCTTCGCGTCTCCACCGGTTGCTCGAACCGCGCCCTACGGCGTAACAGAAACGGCCAAGGCTCTAACCGCCGCTGGATGA
- a CDS encoding transposase, whose protein sequence is MTADNVARFTMAGPLIDAAGRVRCLIADKGYDANALRKRLHAKGTDAIIPRRSNRKVPIDYDEVGYKGRWRIEAAFCRLKDFRRIATRYDKLARNFLSAVALATLVAFWV, encoded by the coding sequence TTGACGGCCGACAACGTCGCCCGCTTCACCATGGCCGGGCCACTGATCGACGCGGCCGGTCGGGTGCGCTGCCTGATCGCCGACAAAGGCTACGACGCCAATGCGCTGCGCAAGCGCCTGCACGCCAAAGGTACCGACGCCATCATTCCCAGGCGCTCGAACCGGAAGGTGCCGATCGACTACGACGAAGTCGGCTACAAGGGACGCTGGCGCATCGAGGCCGCCTTCTGCAGGCTGAAGGACTTCCGCCGCATCGCTACCCGCTACGACAAGCTCGCCCGAAACTTCCTCTCGGCCGTCGCGCTCGCAACCCTCGTCGCATTCTGGGTCTGA
- a CDS encoding DUF982 domain-containing protein has translation MPGQFSPPVRVSLGRAGNVAHAVTSPEKAAEILLTDWPTNWTKKHLAARKAVLQSMESAFTVGTLTRARKAFADAADEAGILLSEPPKSVAREGFKKNWPKGGKIRSVSGP, from the coding sequence ATGCCCGGCCAGTTTTCACCGCCCGTCCGCGTTTCTCTCGGCCGCGCCGGCAACGTCGCACATGCCGTAACGTCGCCAGAAAAGGCGGCGGAGATCCTTCTCACCGACTGGCCGACCAACTGGACCAAAAAGCACCTGGCCGCGCGCAAAGCCGTCCTGCAGTCCATGGAAAGTGCCTTCACCGTTGGCACCCTGACACGCGCAAGGAAGGCGTTCGCAGATGCCGCAGACGAAGCTGGTATCCTTCTCAGCGAACCGCCGAAGTCAGTAGCGCGAGAGGGCTTCAAGAAGAACTGGCCTAAGGGGGGCAAAATAAGATCGGTATCAGGTCCATAG
- a CDS encoding sensor histidine kinase, translating into MIGLALLTTAPLAIFSALLVNELREGEYQALQRRTIREAEAISRLVERQLHDMSITLRLLEVAPELPLQNFEEFHDRAQLALRGSSWNLLLLNAEGDQLLNTRVDYGTPLGKTANLEAYRQAQSSGQMVVSDLFYGRVSETWVYNITKVVDAAGVSQGSLGLILTQNASDLIEAIGERTFPSGWHYAVVDGSSKVVASSNGIKAGDPIPAELQAQARSLAILRNARNENTFGYAKIAGAPWETIVWGPTASAAAPIQKAWLDLILLGLLFFVLSVISGAAFGYTLRRSIREIARRANQVGHGEIIAPLQTGIREINQVSVALSEASFDRSQAHDQLQTVLREMSHRIKNIIQITQVLIRQSARHFESKEEFLDVVLGRLNALGQSVELLSSQTRATPMFGELIDLQLQSFIDNPERVRKSGEDFQMAGDAVRDLGMILHELATNATKYGAWSDPGGRVEISWDVRQKEDGEVLQLTWVEVDGPPAREAMTNGFGSRLIETTVSQLRGSSSREFLGAGVVWTFEFPNQAVADTIEGASTAA; encoded by the coding sequence ATGATCGGGCTTGCTCTTCTCACCACCGCGCCATTGGCGATCTTTTCGGCCCTGCTGGTCAATGAATTGCGGGAGGGGGAGTACCAGGCGCTCCAGCGGAGGACCATTCGTGAAGCGGAGGCGATCTCTCGTCTGGTGGAGCGCCAACTGCACGACATGTCGATCACGCTCAGGCTGCTTGAAGTCGCGCCCGAATTGCCACTTCAGAACTTCGAAGAATTCCATGATCGCGCTCAGCTCGCGCTGCGTGGAAGCAGCTGGAACCTGCTTCTCTTAAACGCTGAAGGGGATCAACTCCTCAACACCCGAGTGGACTACGGCACCCCATTGGGCAAGACCGCCAACTTGGAGGCATATCGACAAGCGCAGAGTTCCGGACAGATGGTCGTTTCCGACCTGTTTTACGGACGCGTCAGTGAGACATGGGTCTATAACATTACCAAAGTTGTCGATGCAGCAGGGGTGTCGCAGGGCTCGCTAGGGCTGATTCTGACGCAGAATGCCAGCGATCTCATCGAAGCTATCGGGGAGCGTACTTTTCCCTCCGGATGGCACTACGCTGTCGTTGACGGCTCCTCAAAGGTGGTGGCTTCAAGCAACGGTATCAAAGCTGGCGATCCCATCCCCGCTGAATTGCAGGCGCAGGCAAGGTCTCTCGCTATCCTGCGCAATGCCCGTAACGAGAATACATTCGGCTACGCCAAAATCGCAGGAGCTCCGTGGGAAACAATCGTTTGGGGGCCAACGGCTTCCGCTGCAGCGCCTATTCAGAAGGCGTGGCTGGACCTGATCCTTCTCGGCCTACTGTTTTTCGTACTTTCGGTGATCTCCGGCGCGGCATTTGGATACACCCTTCGACGGTCAATCCGAGAGATTGCTCGTCGGGCCAATCAAGTCGGTCATGGCGAAATAATAGCCCCGCTGCAGACCGGCATCCGGGAAATCAATCAGGTTTCGGTCGCTTTGTCGGAAGCGTCGTTTGACCGAAGCCAGGCGCACGATCAGCTGCAGACGGTACTGCGGGAAATGTCCCACCGGATCAAAAACATCATTCAGATTACGCAGGTTTTGATCCGGCAGAGCGCCCGCCACTTCGAATCCAAGGAGGAATTCCTTGACGTCGTGCTCGGACGTCTAAACGCCTTGGGCCAATCTGTGGAATTGCTCAGTTCTCAAACGAGAGCAACGCCGATGTTTGGCGAGCTGATCGACCTCCAATTGCAAAGCTTCATCGATAACCCTGAGCGCGTGCGGAAAAGCGGTGAGGATTTTCAAATGGCAGGCGATGCCGTCCGCGATCTCGGGATGATCTTGCATGAGCTGGCGACCAACGCGACCAAGTACGGTGCGTGGTCAGACCCCGGTGGTCGAGTCGAGATTAGCTGGGACGTACGCCAGAAAGAGGACGGGGAAGTGCTCCAGCTCACATGGGTGGAGGTGGACGGTCCGCCTGCGCGCGAGGCAATGACGAATGGCTTCGGCTCAAGGCTGATCGAAACGACGGTATCGCAGCTTCGCGGCTCCTCAAGCAGGGAGTTTCTGGGGGCCGGTGTAGTGTGGACGTTTGAATTTCCGAATCAGGCAGTAGCCGATACCATAGAGGGGGCGTCTACGGCAGCGTAG
- a CDS encoding glutathione S-transferase family protein encodes MSIKPIVYHIPVCPFSQRLEILLALRGQQGAVEFRVVDITKPRSPELLAKTRGTTSLPILETTDGRIIKESLVILRYLDEALEGRMLRREDPIQHAVESMLIAREGSFTTAGYLFVMNQKREQRDQFEGRLLSIYREINDFLINHSSKGPYLFESFGLSEAVFTPMLKRFWFLEYYENFELPGSAEYDRVRDWIDACVEHDATNQVTKEEVVKLYYDYALGAGNGALVEGRNVSSFTFSPHWHDRPWPPRDKYAGSATDTALGLDV; translated from the coding sequence ATGAGCATCAAGCCTATCGTCTACCACATTCCCGTTTGCCCATTCTCTCAACGGCTTGAGATCTTGCTGGCCCTGCGTGGCCAGCAGGGCGCTGTTGAGTTTCGGGTTGTCGACATCACAAAACCGCGCTCCCCGGAACTGCTCGCGAAGACACGCGGCACGACCTCGCTTCCGATCCTGGAAACGACTGATGGAAGGATCATCAAGGAGAGCCTCGTCATACTGCGCTATCTGGACGAAGCGCTCGAGGGGCGGATGCTGCGACGTGAAGATCCGATTCAACATGCAGTCGAATCGATGCTGATCGCTCGCGAGGGTTCCTTCACGACGGCAGGCTATCTGTTCGTCATGAATCAGAAACGTGAGCAACGCGATCAGTTTGAGGGCAGACTCCTCTCCATCTACCGAGAGATCAATGATTTCCTGATCAATCATAGTTCCAAAGGTCCGTACTTGTTCGAGAGTTTCGGACTTTCGGAGGCCGTCTTCACGCCGATGTTAAAACGGTTCTGGTTTCTCGAATACTACGAAAACTTCGAACTGCCGGGTAGCGCCGAGTATGATCGAGTGCGGGATTGGATTGACGCGTGCGTCGAACATGATGCTACCAACCAAGTCACCAAGGAAGAAGTCGTCAAACTCTACTACGACTATGCCCTTGGTGCGGGTAACGGAGCGCTTGTCGAGGGGCGGAACGTTTCAAGCTTTACGTTCTCGCCGCATTGGCACGACCGTCCATGGCCGCCTCGTGACAAGTACGCAGGATCTGCCACCGACACAGCACTTGGGCTAGATGTTTGA
- a CDS encoding LysR family transcriptional regulator, which translates to MNFATLDLNLLRVLDALFREGSTIKAAARLGLSQSAVSGALSRLRHALGDPLFLRQGNRLVETDYAARLKGPLHEELERLEAMLSPPSAFDPKAASGTFRIAASDFFAELLMPQLADLLHRTAPGIRAQLVDLVPYDYVQSLERRNADLALIPDMTVPEWINRQPLFRSPFRVIARASNPSLAGLDGAPVMPIDIFCALHHVLFSPEGNLAAMGDAALERVGRRRQVALTVPVFSGVCRAVSESDLVALVPAQLANKVATTFKLRVFEPPMEIEPPLIVGIWHKRSDNTPFAKWTRERIFQLMEALDEESQ; encoded by the coding sequence ATGAATTTTGCCACCCTCGATCTGAACTTGCTGCGCGTGCTTGATGCCCTCTTTCGAGAAGGATCAACAATTAAAGCCGCTGCGAGGTTGGGTTTGTCGCAATCGGCTGTATCGGGGGCCCTATCCCGTCTGCGCCACGCTTTGGGAGATCCGCTTTTCCTCCGGCAAGGCAACCGATTGGTAGAGACGGATTATGCTGCTCGGCTGAAGGGGCCATTACACGAAGAACTCGAGCGGCTTGAGGCGATGCTATCGCCCCCCTCCGCGTTCGATCCCAAGGCGGCAAGTGGAACTTTCAGGATCGCGGCCAGCGATTTCTTCGCCGAGTTGTTGATGCCGCAGTTGGCCGATCTGCTGCACCGGACAGCGCCTGGAATACGCGCGCAGCTCGTTGATCTCGTCCCTTATGACTATGTGCAGAGCCTCGAGCGTCGAAACGCTGACCTCGCTCTCATTCCCGATATGACAGTGCCCGAGTGGATCAATCGCCAGCCACTGTTCCGCTCACCCTTCCGCGTTATTGCCCGAGCGAGCAACCCTTCCTTAGCCGGATTGGATGGCGCCCCAGTGATGCCCATCGATATCTTCTGTGCTCTCCATCATGTCCTGTTCTCGCCAGAAGGAAATCTGGCTGCCATGGGCGATGCTGCGTTGGAACGCGTTGGCAGGCGGCGGCAGGTGGCACTGACGGTCCCAGTGTTCTCCGGCGTGTGCCGTGCCGTTAGCGAGAGCGACCTTGTCGCTCTGGTTCCTGCGCAGTTGGCAAACAAGGTTGCGACAACATTCAAGTTGCGGGTGTTCGAGCCGCCGATGGAGATCGAACCACCGCTGATCGTTGGAATATGGCACAAGCGATCGGATAACACCCCCTTTGCCAAATGGACGCGCGAAAGAATTTTCCAGCTCATGGAAGCTCTGGATGAAGAGAGCCAGTGA
- a CDS encoding DedA family protein, translated as MEEKLSGRSLALIAGAIGSLLGALLWYYIGVWVGADRLKQWSRKHGRWLTITPDEIDRSSAWFQKHGGKAVLLGRLVPAVRTFISVPAGVSGMRLGPFLTYSAIGTSVWTGFLATAGYLLESQYTAVADWVGPVSNVIIAGIVLWYVYRVITFRRKVSKDA; from the coding sequence GTGGAGGAAAAACTCAGTGGCAGGTCACTGGCTCTGATCGCCGGAGCCATTGGGTCCCTTCTAGGAGCTTTGCTTTGGTACTATATCGGCGTCTGGGTAGGAGCGGATCGTCTCAAGCAGTGGTCGCGAAAGCATGGCCGATGGCTTACGATTACACCTGATGAAATTGATCGCTCGTCAGCTTGGTTTCAAAAGCACGGCGGCAAAGCCGTGCTTTTGGGCCGACTCGTCCCCGCAGTGCGAACCTTTATTTCGGTTCCCGCTGGCGTATCTGGCATGCGGCTAGGACCGTTCCTAACCTACTCAGCAATCGGGACAAGCGTATGGACCGGATTCTTGGCGACGGCAGGTTATCTCCTTGAATCACAATACACGGCGGTTGCCGACTGGGTAGGTCCGGTGTCGAACGTGATCATTGCCGGGATTGTGCTCTGGTATGTCTATCGGGTGATTACATTCCGCAGGAAGGTATCTAAGGATGCCTGA
- a CDS encoding DUF982 domain-containing protein, translating to MSAREAAVILGEQWPAESGRKNEIALKACYSVIHGYVAPVICRRAFEAAAREAGFLLE from the coding sequence ATGAGCGCGAGGGAGGCCGCTGTCATTCTTGGGGAACAATGGCCGGCGGAAAGCGGGCGGAAAAATGAAATCGCGCTGAAGGCATGCTACAGCGTCATACACGGCTACGTTGCACCCGTCATTTGCCGGCGCGCATTCGAAGCTGCCGCGCGAGAAGCAGGCTTCTTGCTGGAGTAG